TTATATCTAATTAAATTTAATTGACTACTTATAACGGATTTAAACAAAACTTCCACTGCAACATTATACCTACAATCAAATATCTCTATAATTTTCATTCGTTATAATAACATTTCGATATAACGGTCTGATTTCTCCagaaccgatttttcatgttatattttacttatcTATAACAATTAACAATATTCTACCTATAACAACAATAACATTCATTATAGCGGTCCGTTCTTTGTAAAATTAACTTTCTATAACAACCATACTCAAATATTGTCTAATAATATTTGTAAGAAACATATTATGTATAAGAATAAAACATTAAAATATTTATCGTAATCATCATAGTAAATTTTAAGTACGAATatctaaaagaaaaaaattatttttctcatAGTAATTTAATCTTGTAAAATTTCAAAATCACTTATTTCACATCAATTCAAGCATTATAATATCAATAAAAGACTGAAATTTACGAACatacaattgtagaattcttaggtcaaacttgaaatatttgactcaattaattttaaatgctatgTTCCTTAGGTTTTAATTCTTTGTTGGTATGGTAACACTAGttactccctcagtcccaatttatgtgatatacttttctttttagtctgtcccaaaaagaataatacatttctatagttagaaataatttaacttgaaactttcccttttacccttaaagaaatgatttatagccacacaaatatttttaacttgttttagaccacaatttCCAAAAGTCTTCCTTACTTTCATAAACTCCGTGTcgagtcaaactatatcacataaattgggacgggggAGTATGATTTATTAGTAATTTATTAgcctttttaatttttaattaatgaaatatgaaatcacatgagattttaaaattaacaagtattttgttttgtttataaCACAAAATGTACAAAAGATAATTTTTGCGGACTTTTATTTACAACAACTAATTGAGATCTAAACATCGTATACATATTAAACAtcacctcactatagcagccaCGAAGTTTTCAGATGTAATGGTCTATTAAAATTTAATAACTCATTATCACAAATCTAATTAAACATTAAAAAATAAGAATTTGATATATTGAAACATATAGGAGCTCATATGACAAAACTAACAATATCGCAATCCAATGATGTAATAATATTATAGTAACACGATGAAACAATTATtattacaagatattttcatAATATTTATTATTGCAATAATATTTATAGTAATACGATGAAACAATTTAAACATATAGGGGCTTAAATTCATGGCACTTTTCACTATATGAATCTCTCAGATTAGTATGAACGAACAATTTATGTATTCTTTTGGAATATTTTAAGTCCTATAATTTCTTTTTCGTTTTGTTTAAATTATTTTGCTGTATACAATGGGAATTAGCGGTTGAATCTTGATTTCTGTAGTACTAAACCCGTACAAGCTTTTTGTCCCTTCAATTTTTCGTATATTGTTTCGTCTTTACTAAGAGCATTGTCTCTCTGTTAGATGGCTTTCATGTTGATTCTGGAAGAGTGTTTTGTTTGTTTTCACATGGAACTACTTGAGAGATGATGATTCTTTGCAAACATTGATAATCATAATATGGTTTGTTGCTTTAGAAACTAGTTTCGACACCTTTAGTTGGATATATAATTCACCACAACTGGTCATACACAGGTAGATAAGCTTGTTTGAAGTTGAACCCTGTGCGAGTACAATGAAATTCGCCTGGTTTACTCCTCCATCAGTCTCCTCCCCTCGCACCTGATAAATAATGTAAGAGGAAAATGACATACTTGCTCCCATCCTTTAAAAGGGTGTACGCTGCTACAATTATTCAGTcaatttttgtgttgcatttAATTAAGAAGATGGATACAGCCATTGTTATTATCATAGTATTTTCTTGTCTTATATTTCTTGTTTGTGTACCGGGTATAAGGAACTTACAGCAAACAACTGATCATCAATCTTCCAGCAGAATAAGACAAGGGAGCATGGTTGTTTTAGCGGGAGCCGGTGCTGGTGCAGCCGCTGCAACAACCATAGCAGCGAACAACACTGAGATGACTGAGGATGAACGTAAGCGTGCTGAGGTTACAATTGACTTAGGAGCAGCTGCTGAGGCAACTGTTACCGCTACACAGGGTTGTTGTTGTGGTGGTGGTGGCTTCGGAGGTGATGGTGGAGGTTGTGGTGGAGATTAAGAACCTTATCACCTTGTTGTTTTTCAGGTTGGTTTCACGTATGTTCTCTGAACTTTATCCACAATATCATTAAAGTTATAAAAGTGTTTTTTGAAGAAAACTTTACAAAAGTAGTTCAGTACTTACTTTGGTGTTATAATGGAAAATTCAGTAATCTTACGtgaaattaaccttatttttcttctctaatttctttttctcGTGCTAATTCTTTTTTATGGTTTTCTTTTGGACTGTTTTAATTAGTTCACCGAGCTGAGATATTGAGTGTCGTGAGTATGAGGTGAACTTGTACCTTTTTACTGCTCTAGATCACTTGGGAGGTCCTTCCAGAACAACAGTAGTGGTATATATTCCTGTtctgtaaaaaaaataaatttggaattgttctttcggaaaaggtccaaaaatacccctgaactattgaaaaaggctcataaataccctccttccaccttttggtctaaaaatacccttaaggtttgtttttggctcaaatatacccctcaaactaacaaagttaaagttaactcttttaaaaagtcaaatggcattttgtgattggacacatatattatttaatttaaaaattaaaaaatatgaacaaaactgattttttttgttttgcatttcgtgaattaatcaacgaatttttttatttttttttgcatttcgtgaataaaaaaatgaaataggaaattatattttttttttgcatttcgtgtattgaaaaatgaaataggataaaaaaattaattttgttcatataaaaacaaaattggaaaatatattttgtccaattttccaatttcatttttatatgaatggaaaaaaaaattatcctatttcgtttttatacgaacgaaattttttttttatcctatttcgttttttaatacacaaaatgcaaaaaaaattataatttcctatttcgtttttttattcacgaaatgcaaaaaaaaacatatttcgttgattaattcacgaaatgcaaaaaaaaataaaaacagtttcgttcatatttttaaaatttttagtttttaatttttaagtttccacacaattttttttaaaacaaatatgtaaattacggaattttattattggcaattttttttttaaatatggaattttaaattactggaaatttattattggcaatttttttttaaatttggatttttttttaaattacggaattttattattgaccaattacaaattgccatttggctttttaaaagagttaattttaacttgttagtttgaggggtatatttgagccaaaaacaaaccttaagggtatttttagacctaaaaggtggatggaagggtatttttagatcaaaaggtggaaggagggtatttatgagcctttttcaatagttcgggggtatttttggaccttttccgttgtTCTTTTAATTAGTAGTGTGATCTAAGTTCTAAATCAAATTTGATCTTGTGAGAAGATATACTTTAAATAAAAGCACACAATCCTCTTTGAATTTTCATAAAACCTTAGTTGCATCTTTTCATTTGGAGTTTGTTTTCAAGAATGTGCCTTACCTATGATAAAAGTTTGTTTTCAAGAATGTGTCTTACCTATGATAAAAGTTTAAAATTTTATATGTTTTGAAATACAAATTTCAATGGACTagcacttaatatatatatatattagtaatgCCCTTTCGTAACAAAAAACTTTATTATGTGCCACACACAATTGACACCAGTTGTGACTTGCGAGGCACCTTTTTGTATCATAAACAAGTGAACTCAAATCTAACATTTTTAGGTCCACAAAATTTGAAATCATTTGTTTGtgagattaaaaaaaatatatatctcaTGCAACTAGTATCAATTGTATGAGACACATAATAATTTTTTTCGCTAGTAACtagtagtaattaataataaggtGACACCATAAGAGTCTACTTGTTTGCACTTCCTTTTAACTGCACCAGAgtaaaaaatagaagttgtgaCAACAACTTAATCGTACAAGATACGAGAAAAGATGATActcctctatctcaatttatatgacatatttttctttttattagtTCCAAAAAAAGGAcacatttttttatttgataataatttaactttaaattttattttttaacgtTTTTACGAttaacaaaataatttataactaTGCAAATATCTTTAACTTGTTTTAAAttataagattcaaaagtcttcctttattttttaaaatatgtgTCAATCAAACTACGTCATATAagatggacggagggagtagtatataTCTCATTATATAACTTTTCATGATTACTATAGATTCAAAAGTCTTACTCTGCAAATCAATGTAGATCCCCATTTTTATGAGTTTTAGGAGGAGTTGAAAAATTGCTGAAAAAGAATAATCATCAGAAATGGCCAAATATTCATTTCCAGCAAAACTCCATAGTTTTCGGCAATACGTGCTCAATTTTGTGTAAATTTCACTTTTAATAGGCACACAGGAAGAAgattaattatataaaaatcgcTGGACTGGTGTCTTTCGTTTTCAAAGAATGCAAAATTTACATTCTAATCTTCACAAAACTTCGATTAATTAATATCAACCAAACCAGAGTTTTGTGCATCCCAACATGGTTCTATGGATAAGTGAATTTCATGTGTTTCAACATTTTGCATATCACAATTTACATAACATCTTCTATTTCAAGATCAATCAGCACTCAGGGTTTAGGAGGAACAACAACTTTGTCATAACAATTTCGAGCCAACCTTAAACAATCTAACCAATGCAGAATCTGGGAATTAGGGTctctctctataacaacatcagAAAGAGTAATCTGAAGGTTCCCTCTAAAACTAGTAATCCTTCCGCGAACTCTAGCAATTACCCCAAGCTGAACTTGAGAAGCAAAATCAGCAGCCATTTGGGAAATTAATCGAACAGTTGATGGGCAACGACGAGAGAAGTGACGCGAAGTGTCCTGGTTGAGCCACAAGACACAAGGGATGCAACCAGTGCCATCGTCAATGTCGAATTTAAGAAATCTATTGGGTTTATAGTCTCTGCTTACGATGATACCAACTGTCTCTGCGCGGGATAGGCGCTTCCCTTTGCGAGAAAAAGAGGTGGGTTCGTGAGGGATTGGTTTGAGAGTACTGAGGAAGTCGAAGGCTAAGAGCTTGACGTGTGTGTTGACAAGCTGTAGAGCATCCATTAATGGAGAAAAAAACCTTTTCTTCAGAAAtttttgtcttctttttctttctttatggAAGAGCAAGAGTTTTTACCCTGACTCCTGTTTATGTCGAATTATTTTTCAAGTCGTCTTGAAGAAAAATAATCTTTGGAAACAATTAAGGGGTCGTTTGTAGCTAGTTTGGAGGTGAGAATGTATAAAATTACTCAAGTGTTTAGTTTACAATTTTGAAATCTGCATAACTAATACAAGGATTATTTATGAgaaaatttatgtattattttctgcAGGATAGATGATGTAATAACTAATACAAGAATAACTGAACACGCATAAGTAATCCTTGtaaaaaataatacatagattctctTATAACTAATCTTTGTATTACTAAATACTAATACATGCTTAATtttaaccagctaccaaacgacccttaaTGTTGGACCTTTTATTTTGTCCTTAttgattttattttataattaGCAAAATTACCATGACATATTCAAGATCACAAATTCCTTATAGCCACACAATTGTTCTAAACATGTTTATAgctataattttattttatttttgatgaCATGaaaacccgcagccgctacccttcgggtgcacaCAGGATAAaaccagctcctgtgcaatagctcgcaaatcaCACatgagaggtaacccgcactaggcaagcccgatGCGACGGGCTCAACCCATAAgacaaatcccctgctgtcgtaggcaggggtTTCCTGatacctccattatgaaagccccatgctccaccaactgagccacccttgcgggttatAACTATAAATTTCTATGGCCTTTCCTTTCTAATCTCGCTTTTCAGTCAAACATGTTCacgtgaaatgaaatgaagtacaTAATTTGGTGCAGAAGTCGGAGATTTCCTGAAGCTAATATATACCTTTATACCCTAAACCCCAAATTGTGAATTTACTGCTAATGCTTTATGCTTACAGCCTAGTGATGATTAACTAGTCATTTGCTAGGACCTTTTAACACAACATGATCACTCTTTACTGTACGTTGGACCTAGGGATGTCAAACGGACAAGTTAGAAGGATTAACATTTTTCAATTTTATGGACTGAATTTGACATATTGGACACCTTACATGGTGCTT
The sequence above is a segment of the Lycium barbarum isolate Lr01 chromosome 6, ASM1917538v2, whole genome shotgun sequence genome. Coding sequences within it:
- the LOC132599807 gene encoding CST complex subunit STN1-like: MDALQLVNTHVKLLAFDFLSTLKPIPHEPTSFSRKGKRLSRAETVGIIVSRDYKPNRFLKFDIDDGTGCIPCVLWLNQDTSRHFSRRCPSTVRLISQMAADFASQVQLGVIARVRGRITSFRGNLQITLSDVVIERDPNSQILHWLDCLRLARNCYDKVVVPPKP